One Haloarchaeobius amylolyticus genomic window, GAGGTCGATGTCGAACCCCTCGTACTCGCCCTTGATGTAGGGGTGCTCGGCGTACTCTTCGTGCCCGTCGGGCAGCACCGCGTGCCCGACCGCCAGCCCGTACTCCTCCAGGGTCTCGCGGTCGAGGTCGGCCGGGAACCGCACGAACACGTCGATGTCGCGGTCGCCCGATATCCACGTCCCCCGCGCGGTCGACCCGACCTGCATCACGTCCGCGCCGGGACTGTACTCCGCGACCGCTGTCTCGGCCCGTTCGATGATCTCGTCAGCGGCCGCCCGGAGCTGCTCGCGCTCCTCGGGCGACGGGTCCACCCGCTCGCGAACCGCCGCGACCGTCTCCTCGAACGCGTCCTCGCTCATGTTCGTCGGATACAGGCCCGCCCGGTAAACGGGTATCGATGGGCCAGCACCCCCTGTACGTCACGGGATACCGTGATACACCGCCGCCCTAAAGCGAAAGTCTCTTTATATTCGCCCGGATTATCTGCAAATGCAGCAAGCCGTCATAGCTCAGTTGGTAGAGCACCACGCTGTTAACGTGGTGGTCCCAGGTTCGAGCCCTGGTGACGGCGTAAAATCGCTTCGCGATTTTCCGTCCCGCCGGACGTAGTCCGGCGACGGCGCTCCTCTCGATCGTTCGTTCGATAGTTCCGACTGTCACTCTCTTCCGAAAACAGTCGGTTCGTAATGTTGATACCGCGGCACGGTCAACCCGTACCTGTCGGGCCCTTAGCTTAGTCTGGTTCAAAGCCCCCGGCTCATAACCGGGTGATCGCTGGTTCGAATCCGGCAGGGCCCACCTGAAATTAACCCGTTACTGGGCCGTTTCGGCATCGGGAGCCAATCTAGCTCCCGGCCACGCGTCGGCACGATCTGCCATCTACTGCGTTCATCGACTGGCCTGTGGCTACCGCTTTCTCCGTGGAGCACCAACTGTAGGTATGCCCACGTTCGAGGGGACGTTCGAGATACAGGACAGAACGGACGCACAGGCGGTACGGACGCTCATGGAGGAAGCTTACAACGCGTTTCGCGAGGAGCTACAGGTCCACGGCCGGATGACCGAGGAGTCGAGCGAGGTGTTACAGGAGTTCGAGGTGATCCGCGACGCGACGAGGCGGCCGGCGGCGGGCAGGTTGACCATCGTCTACGAGCGACAGGACGAACCACTGGACGACTGACCGACCCGGCAGTGTCGGGCCGGTTGCGATTCGCTGTCGGCCCATCGCATTGAAGTACCGGACTGACGAGGATGTAGTATATGCCCGGGGCGATTCGAGTCCTCCACGTCGACGACGAGCCGGCGTTTCTGGACCTCACGTCGACGTTCCTCGAGCGGGAGCTTCGCGACGTGGAGGTGGCGACGGCCCGGTCGGTGGAGGCCGCCCTGAGGCGTTTCGACGAGTTCGACCCGGACTGCGTGGTCAGCGATTACCAGATGCCCGACGCGCATGGGCTGGACCTCCTCGAGGCGGTCCGCGAGCGCGAGCCGTCGGTCCCGTTCGTGCTGTTCACCGGACGTGGCTCGGAACAGGTCGCCAGCGACGCCATCTCGGCGGGGGTGACGGACTACCTCCAGAAGGGGAGCGGGCGAGAGCAGTTCGAGTTGCTCGCGAACCGCATCGAGAAGGCGGCAGAGGCGTACCGGACGCGGGCGGCGTTCGAGGAGACCGAGCGGATGGTCTCGACGCTCATCAGCAACCTGCCGGGGATGGTGTACCGGTGTCTGAACGAGCAGGCGTGGCCGATGGAGTTCGTCAGCGAGGGGTGTCTCGACCTGACCGGGTACCACCCGGAGCAACTGGAGAACGACGACGTCGTCTGGGGTGAGGACATCCTCGTCCAGGACGATCAGGCCGCGATGTGGGCGGAGGTACAGGCTGCACTCGACGAGGGCGAGCCCTTCGAGGTCACGTACCGTATCCGGCGGCGCGACGGCGAGGTTCGCTGGTGCTGGGAGCAGGGCCGTGGCGTGTACCGTGGGGGTGAGCTCGTCGCCATCGAGGGGTTCATCACCGACGTGACCGACCAGCGGCGCTACCGGCGACGACTGGACAGCCTCACCGAGACCGCCGGGACACTCCTCGAGACACCCGACCGTCACGAGTGTGCGTGGGTCGCGGTCGAGGCGGCCTGCGAATCGCTCGAATTCCCCATCGCCTCGGTCCGGCTCTACGACGAGGACTCGGGTGCACTGGAGCCGGTCGCCTTCACGGACGACACGGCGGAGACGCTCGAGGGTCGGCTGGCGTTTCCCGGCGAGAACGGGCCGGCGTGGACAGCGTTCACCACGGGTACGGTCCAGTCGATCGCGGACCTCGACGGGGCGGAGAGGACGGTCGATGCGGACGTGGCGGTCCGGTCGCTGCTCGCGCTCCCACTCGGCGAGTTCGGTGTGCTGGTGCTCGCGTCGCCCGCCCCAGACGCGTTCGACGCGGACGACCGGAACCTCGCCCGTATCCTGGGTGCGACGCTACAGTCCGCCGTCGAGCGTGCAGACCGTGAGGCCGCCCTCCACGAGCGCGAGCGCGAGTTGCGCGCACAGAACGAGCGCCTCGAGGAGTTCACCAACATCGTCAGCCACGACCTCCGCAACCCGGTCGGGGTCGCCCGGGGACAGCTCCAGCTCGCCGAGGCGACCGGCGAGGCCGAGCACTTCGAGCGGGCGAACGAGGCGCTCGAGCGGGTCGAATCCCTCGTCTCGGACATGCTGGCGCTCGCCAAACAGGGGATGGTCGTCGGCGAGACCGAGGCCGCCCACCTCGACGTGCTCGCCCACAAGGCGTGGAAGGCCGTCGAGAGCAACGCGGCAGAGCTGGTCGTCGAGTCCAACGTCGGGCTGGTCGCGGACACGAGCCGTCTTCAGCAACTTCTGGAGAACCTCCTCGCGAACGCCGTCGAACACGCGGACGAGGGGGTGACAATCTCGGTCGGGCGACTCGACGACGGTGACGGGTTCTACGTCGCCGACGACGGTCCGGGTATCCCCGAGGCCGACCGGGACGTCATCTTCGACCCGGGCTACAGCACCGACGAGGCCGGCACCGGGTTCGGGCTGGCCATCGTCGAACAGGTCGCCCGCGCACACGACTGGTCCGTCACGCTCACCGAAAGCGACGCCGGCGGTGCCCGGTTCGAGTTCGCGAACGTCACGCTCGCGGACAACGAGTGACACGCTTCGGGTCACGGTCACGGTCACGATCTCCCTGCTGAGTCGCCGACGGCGGTGTGGTACCCAACACCTCGGTCGCGTCACATCGAAATCCTTTTTTGTATCATCGGCGGACTGTAGAGTGCACGCCGCCTTAGCTCAGACTGGGAGAGCACTCGACTGAAGATCGAGCTGTCCCCGGTTCAAATCCGGGAGGCGGCATCCTACCTTCCGACGACTACGCGTCGAGTGACGACCCTGCTCGACAGCGACAGGGTTCCCACCGAACAGAAGGAGGACCGTGTTCACTCCAGCAGTTCTCGGATGATGCGGAGCTCTTCGTCTTTCGAGATGGTGTCGGCTTCCATGCAGGCGTGGACGACCCTGTGGACGAGGTCGGGATCGTCGAAGACGGATTCGTCAGCCTGTTCGGCTTCGTCTTCGGACGCTTCGAGAGCCGTGATGCGGTCTTCGAGTCGACCGATCGTGTCCTCGAGGGCGGCGGTCCTCGTGGCTGCGCTGTCCTCGTCCTCGGCCGGGGAGGACGGGGTGGCCTCTGTTTCGTCTGCGTCGGTCGCTTCGGGTGTCGTCGACTCGGTCGTGGTGTCGGCGGTCACGGATGCCTGGGGTGTCGGTGGCTCGTCGAAGACGCGTTCGACGAACGATTCGCGGTCGTTCCAGTCGAAGCCCTCGATGCTGTTGACCCGGTTGCTCACGGTCGCGGCCGTCACGCCCAGCTGGTCGCCAATCGCCTGTTGAGTCGCGGCCGGTTCGGCTGCGACCACGGCCAGCACCTCGCGCTGGCGCTCGGAGAGGTCATCAGCAGTGGTCGCCGTCGGGTCGTGAGTGGGGTCGCTGTCCTCGCCGTTGCTGCCCACTGGGTCACCTGGGGCTACCGACTCGGGTTCGTCGTCCAGTGTCTCAGGTTCGTCGCCCGTGGGTCCATCCTGGTCCGAGGGCGTGTCGTCGTTCTGCGTCTCGGCTGGCGAGGGGTCGGCTGCGGGCTGGTCACCGTCTGTCGCATCGTCGTCCTCGGCTGCCGGGTCGCCGTACTCCTCGAAGACGGTCTCGACGAGGTCGGCCGTCGCGCTCGGTACCATCGACGCGAGTTCCGCTATCGAGGCGTCCGGGTTCTCGGCGGCGACGTCCAGAATCTGTCTGTGTCGAATCGACTTGGGAAACGAACTCCCGTCCTCCTTTGTACTCGCTCCTGTCATGTTCTCGGTGTGTTCTACAGCCCGTCCAGAGCTTCCAGATGGGTGGTTATAGCTTTGGTAGTGGCTGGTCTGACACGTTCCACGTCTTCTTCTGGAACAACCGGTCTTCGTGGCATCACGAATTGGTACGCACCAATGATAGAGGAAGATGGAGGTCGATCATCCAGGGACCGACAGTCTCTCCGTCTCACGGCGTCGGCCGCCATGCAAGTGTGACGCTAGCACCGGTCGCGGTCAGGTTAGGCCGACTCGCCTCGTACCGTCCAGCATGACAGGGGCGCCCCGACACGGGCCACCAGACGAGACCCCCGACACGACGGAAGATATCGTCTTCCGACGGTACCGACCCGCGGACTTCGAGCGCGTCCGGGACTTTCTGGTCGACACGTACGGGGCGTTCGCGGCGCCGCGGAACTGGACCATCGAGCGCTGGAACTTCGCCCCGTCGATGGCGCGGACGATGAACGGCGTCTCGCGGGCGGACTGGGCGGCCGGCGTCGGCCTCTGGGAGCGCGGGGGCGAACTGGTCGCGGTCGTGAACGCGGAGGGGGAGGCGTCGGGCGAGGCGTTCCTCCAGCGCGGCCCGGACCCGCTCCCCGACGAGGTGTTCGCCGAGGCGTTCGCGTTCGCCGAACGCCACCTCCCGGTCGAGGCGGATGGCCGGCGGGTGCTCCGGTTCCGGATCCCGGTCGGGGAGACGCGACTGGAGTCGCTCGCTCGCGAACGCGGCTACGAGCGCGCGGACTGGCACGAGACCGTCTCGACGCTCCCCATCGAGGACCGCCCCGGCAGCGACCTGCCGGCGGGGTACGCCATCGTGGACGGCGAGGAACTCACCGATGCGGCGCGAGGGCTGGCCCACGCCAGGGCCTTCGAGTACGCCGACACCGCCTACGCCGACCGGACGCCACGGGCCTACGCCGCGATGCGGGCGACGCCGGACTACCGGGCGGACCTGGACCTGTACGTCCTCGACCGCGACGGCGTTCCAGTCTCGTTCGCGACGGTCTGGCACGACGCCGAGAACCGGCTCGGCATCCTCGAACCGGTCGGGACCGTCCCCGCACACCGCCGGCGAGGGCTCGCCAGCGCCGTCATCGGGGCGGGGCTCGACCGCATCGCGGCCGAGGGTGCGACGACGGCGAACGTGGTCTCGGAGAAGCCACTCTACCTCGCGCTGGGGTTCGAGCCGGTGCTCCGGTACGGGGTCTGGGAGAAGACGATGGCCGGCTAGAACCGGCGTACGCGATGGCCGATGCTCGGGACTCCGGGGCAGCCTGCCCTCGGTCAGTCCTCCGTCACGCGGTCGTCCGTCGTCTCCGCCTCCCCCAGCCTGCCCTCGAACTCGCGGAGGGCGCCGTGGACCCGGGAACTCGCGTTCGGGCTGAGGAGGAGGTGTGCCGCGCCGGTCGCGGTGACGCGGGTGACCCAGCGCGCGAGACGCCGGCGGACCGCCCAGCGCGAGTCGAGCGCACACGCGTTGCGCCAGGCGCTGTCGCGGCCTTCGCGGATGGTGCGGATGGAGAGGACCTCGTCGAGGCGGCCCATCGACTCGTCGACCGTGGTGATGCCGGGGGCGTCGTAGTCGGCGGCGAGGGTGTCCTGTGCCTCGTCGACCAGGCAGCGGAGGATCTCGTTGACGGTGCAGTGGTCGGCGTACTTCCGGCGACGGTTCGTCGCGACGCCGGCCTCGTGGAGGGCGAACGCGAGGTCGTAGTTGATGTGGGCGTTGATACCGAGCATGGCGTCCTGCACGACGAGGCAGTCGCCGCGCGCGGCGGCCTCGAAGGCGAGCTGCCAGGGGTCCGAGAGCGCGTCGAGGTCGCCGGTCTCGTAGTCGTACAGCGCCTGCCGGTAGAGGTTGGCGAAGGCGACGAGGTACCGGGCGACCCACTCGCCGTCCTCGAAGGTGCCGCGGTCGATGGCGTCGCCGACCAGTTCGGTCACGCGGGCGTAGATGGAGAGGAAGACGGCGCGGCGGTCCTCGCGCGTGACGAACAGGCGTTCGAGCGCGAGGAGTCGTCGGTGGGCGTCCGCGACGGTGGTGAAGGGGGTCGCGACGAGGGCCAGAACTTCGCGGTCGCCGTCGCGGGGGTCGGTGGCGACCCCTGTGTCTGTCGCGGGCCGGGCGTGACGGACGCCTTCGATGCCGCTTCGAACTCGGTGGGTGCTCGCTCTCGGGCCTGTTCCCCTCATTCTGCAGGGATACGATGCGGACTGAGATAACTATTCGGCGAGGGGACCGGTGGGTTCGACGGTCGGATTCGAGGGGTCAGAAGCCGACTGGGCGGCCGAACGGTCGTTCGGTTCTCCACAAACCTTTTCCGCCGCCGGAGGTACTATTCAAGAGCAATGGCGACAGGTAAGGTTGATTTCTTCAACGACACCGGCGGTTACGGCTTCATCGACACCGAGGATTCTGACGAGGACGTTTTCTTCCACATGGAGGACGTTGGCGGTCCGGACCTCGAGGAAGGCCAGGAGGTAGAGTTCGAGATCGAGGACTCCCCGAAGGGTCCGCGCGCGAAGAACCTGAAACGGCTGTAACCATCGGGACCGGGCCGTCGTAGACGGCACGTACCGACCGATTCTCCATTTATCGACCTCGCCAGCGACGGCTGTGTGCAGTGAGGGTTGTGCGCAGTAACGGTTGTGCGCAGCGACGTGGCCCGCAGGCGCCCCGGAACAGGTCACGCGAGCGAACACACTGGCAATCGTCGCGTACCCTTTTGCCGCTACAGTGGTAACTACTAGCACACTGGGTGGCACGCAGCTATGGCAATCTTCCACAAGGAAAAGCACGCCGGCGAATCACCGTTCGAATCGCGGTTCCGGTGGCGCAGCGGCGCGGCTTCGGGGTTCCTCGCCGCGGGCGTGACCGGGCTCGCCATCACACTGATGGGCCTCGAGACGCTCCAGGTCGCCATCGCGGGGCTGTACGGCTTCGAGGGGAACATCGTGGTCGGCTGGGCGGCCCACCTGCTGCACGGGGCGCTGTTCGGCGTCGTCTTCGCGGGCGTACTGGCCGACCCCGGCCTGTTCGCGGTGAGCGACTGGCTCTGGAAGGTGGTGGTCGCGGGCGCGGTGTACGGTGTCATCCTGGCCGTGTTCGGAGCCGGTATCATCATGCCCATCTGGCTCGGGGCGGTCGGTCTTCCGGCCCCGCCGAGCATCCCGCACGTCTCGGCCTCGCTGGTCGGCTGGCACCTGCTCTACGGGGTGGTCCTCGGCGGGTCGTTTTACTTCCTCGAGGCGGAGTGACCCCCCGGTATCCGTAAACCTCGTATCCTTAGACGCCGTACTGAGGGGTGATGGCGAAAGGTAAGGTTGACTTCTTCAACGACACCGGCGGTTACGGTTTCATCGACACCGAGGACGCGGACGACGACGTCTTCTTCCACATGGAAGACATCGGCGGTCCGGACCTCGAGGAGGGCCAGGAGGTCGAGTTCGACATCGTCGACACCGACAAGGGCCCGCGCGCGAAGAACCTGAAGCGACTCTGAACGACCCGAACAGAACCACTCGGGCGGGGCGAGGGGTGCCACTGGCACCCCGTTCCCCCGCCACCGAGTTCTCCGACGACAGAACCGACAGAGCGCCTGCTTCGGCGGTTCCTCGGGCGTCCGTGCCACAGAGCTATCTCGGAAGGCTTAACGGGTCGGCGCACCTCCCAACAACCGTAATGGCGAAAGGTAAGGTTGATTTCTTCAACGACACCGGCGGCTACGGTTTCATTTCGACTGAGGATGCGGACGAGGACGTTTTCTTCCACATGGAGGACGTTGGCGGCCCGGATCTCGAAGAAGGTCAGGAGGTAGAGTTCGACATCGAGGACGCCCCCAAGGGGCCCCGCGCGACCAACGTCACCCGTCTGTAAGCCGCCGCAGTCTCACTGCGAGTGCTGACGACGAGGACGATACCATTTTTCGAGGACGACACCGACCAGTGACGACGCCGGCGTCCGGCGCGACGTCAGCGGTCCGGCCCGACCTTCTCCGTGACGCGGAAGCCCTCCGGCGGGTGCAGGATACCGGCGACGGTCCCCATCGAGTGGACGAGCGAGACGACGGGGACGAGCGGGAGCACGACCACCCAGCGCAGCGCCTGCTCACCGTAGTAGGCGAGCCCGCGAAGGAACCAGAAGGCGGTGAACGCGGCGAGCGTGAGCGACGCGAGGACGAACAGGCCGCCGTAGACGACCGAGACGCCGAGTAGCGAGAGCGGGACGGCGACCATGGTCACGATGGGCGAGAGCGCCCACGCGTAGTTCCGGACCCGGGTGAGCAGCCGGTAGCGCGCGGGGAGCATCGAGGCGGCGCGGACGTTCCCGGCGGCCCAGCGCCGGCGCTGCTGGAGGATCTCCCCCAGCGAGGGCGGTGCCTCGTTCCGGCAGGTCGTCTCCGCGAGCGCGAACGTGATGTCGTGGTCGCGGGCGGCCGCCCAGACGAAGGCGGTGTCCTCGACGATGGTCTCGCGGTCCCACGTCACCTCGTCCTCGAGGTCGCTGCGGACCGCGATGCCGCCGCCCCACGCGAACAGCGGAATCTGCAGGCGGGCGAACGCGCGCTGTTCGAGCTGGACGCCCATCCGGTAGATGTCGGCCAGGTAGCTGAGCACCGACCCCGTCCGGCGGGGCTGCTCGCGGAGCTGGACCACGTCGGCGTCCGGCAGGCCGTGCCACGAGCCGACGACGCTGTCCTCGTCGAGGTAGCAGACGAACTCGCGGTCACAGGGGACGTTCCGGCGCGCCCACTCGATGGCGCGACCCTTCCGGACGGCCTCGCACTCGAAGTCGTCCGGGACGGCGTGGACCGTCGCGCCGTCGACGTCGATGGGCTCTTCGGCGACGACGTGGACGTCGGTCAGTTCGTCGGGGAGCGAGTCGACCGTCGCCTGTACCACGTCGGCGGCGTCGATGGTGAGGATCCGGACCTGGACGTCGTCCCCGCCGTACTCGGCCGGGGGCGCGTCGTAGCCCTGGCCGACGACGTAGGTCAGGACGACCCACACGAGCGCGGTCGCCCCGAACAGGAGCGTGGTGGACCACAGGGTCAGTTCGAGCAACGTCTCGCCAGGGAGGAACCCGGGTGTCGCCCCGGGTACCACGACGGCCGCCCCGGCGAGCGCCAGGGCGGCGGTGACCGTCAGCAACGCGTATCGTTCGAGCTTCATCACACCCGAGGTGGAGTGCTGGACCCCCTTCAACCGATGACGCCGTTGGCCCGGTTTCACGGCCGTTCAGGCGGGTTAAACGGTTTGAACAGCGGAATCTCGACTGCGTACAAAGCGCCCCGGCCGAGGTGGTTAGGGCCCGGGGTTGCTTGCGTCGTCAGGGTTCGACCAGCCGGGAGTCGTCGTCCTCGCGGGGCGGGGCTGGCGGCTCTCGCGACAGTCCCAGTGCCGGCTCCTCGACGGTGAGGTCGCCCGAGAGCGCGTGCTGGCTGGTCGTGCTGAGGTCGATGCCGTGGGCGCGACAGCGCTCGTGGACCGCGGTGAGGTACGCCGACCGGATCTCCGGGAGGCGGCGCCGGTCCTCCTTGTGGAGCCAGACCCGCGCCGTCACGACGACCGCGGTGTCCGCGAGGTCGGTGACGCGGATGGTCGGCGCGGGCGTGTCGAGGATGACGTCGTTCTCGGCGGCGACCGCCCGCAGGAGGTCGATGGTCGCCGTGACGTCCGCGTCGTACCCGACGCCGAAGTCGTAGGTGATACTCACCGGGTTGTTGACCGTCTCGTTGCGGATGGTGAGCGTGACCAGTTGCGCGTTCGGGATGAGGATGGTCTCGTTGTCGGGCGTGCGGACGCGGGTGACCCGGAAGCCGATGTCGCTGATGGTCCCGGTCACGTCCTTGACGGTGATGGTGTCGCCGACGTTCAGTTTCGGGTCCTGGATGATGAACACGCCGGCGACGAAGTTCGAGAGCACGTCCCGGGCGGCGAACCCGACCGCGAGGGTGACGCCGGCGGCGATGATGGCCGAGCCGAGGAACGCGGTCCGGAACCCGGCCGCCGCGACCCCGCCGAGGACGGCGCCGCCGAGCACGAGGACGTGGACGACCTTCCCGAGCGCCTGTTCGAGCGTCTCGGTGAGACGACTGCGCGCGAGCAGCCAGCGGACGCCGGGTTCGACGACGACCCGGCCGAGCAGGTACAGGCCGAACGCGGCCACGGTGAACTCGAGGACCTGCATCCCGAGGTCGCCGTAGCGCTCGACGAGCGGCCCCGGAGCGAGCTGAGCGACCGCCATACCTGCCTAGTGGCGACCGAGGGCCAAAGCCACAGAGGTACTCGCGGCTGCTGATTCCTCAACGCGGTGTGCCGTCCCGTGGCTGGCACGGTGATTGCCGGTGGTCGTGGCGATTCGGGGGGCTGAAGGGTCGGAGACGGGCCTCGAAAGCGTTATAGTAGCGTGCTCACTCGTTCAACTCGTATGGCGAAAGGTACTGTGGACTTCTTCAAGGAGTCCGGCGGTTACGGTTTCATCGACACTGAAGACGAGGACGACGACGTATTCTTCCACATGGCGGACATCGGGGGCGAGGACCTCGAGGAGGGCCAGGAGGTCGAGTTCGACATCGTCGACGGCGACAAGGGCCCGCGTGCGGCCAACCTCACGCGCCTGTAAGACGGCATCGATCACAGAGAGAGCGACCTTCTTTCGACGCAACCCGACAGTGGCGACGCCGGGTCGGACGTCCGGCCGACCCGCCGCCGACCCGCCGCCGTCTCGCGACCTGGGACGCCCAGCCGCGGCCACGGCGGACGAACGGGCAGTTCCACCCGGCGACGACGTGTAAAGCGCAAAAACTTGTGCTATTATCTCTACTTATGGTCTTATTGTTTCGAAATTCTGGATATCAGTGGCTATCTTTGCGCTAGTAGGCAAGATTTTAGTACATGGGTCCAAAGGTAGGGATGCAGCGGTCACCCGCTGTGCGCTGGAGTCCACTTGCCCACGTCGGGCACGTGTCTCATCGAGCGTTCCCTGCCGATACTCATGCTCAGACGGCGGCCGTGAGTGGCTGCACGGCTGTCGTCCCGTGTCCTACCACAGTCGGCGGTACTCGCTCGACTTCTTCGGAACCCACCGCGTAGCCGTCGCGTTCTCGCTCTCGTCGCTACTACCCCGACAGCAACCGGTCCTCGCGACCCCGGAGCCACACATTGACAAACGTTCTCAACCGTGTGTTACTGCGCACGTACGCATATAATGCCATACTAGGAGTTTGGACTCTCCACCGCATAGATTTATATCGGAGAAATGCGACCTGACATACACAATGAGCGTCCAACAGGCTGTCGCCAAACCGACCTTCGAACCGCTGCCCGAGAACCTCACGTCGCCCCGCGCCAAGCTGGTCTACTTCTTCCTGAAGACGGCCGGCTCGGCGACTGTCGACGAGATTCAGGGTACTCTGGACATGCAGAAGATCGCGCTGCTGAGCGTTCTGAAGTCCCTCTCGAAGGACGGTCTCGTCGAGCGCGACGGCAACGAATACGTCTACGCCTGAGCTGTATTATTCATCTTCTATCATGTTCTCACCGCCCCTCCAGTGGTGACTCCGACGCGAGGTGGCGGCCGTGGTCACCGTCGAAGCCGGTTCCGCTTCGAAGGCTTTATTCACGCTCTCGGCGTCAGTTGCCCGTAATAACCATGTCGGACAAACCCGCCTCTATGTACCGGGAGATCTCCAAGCCCGCGTACACGCGACGCGAGTACATCACGGGCATCCCCGGTTCCAAGATTGCACAGCACAAGATGGGCGACACCGGCTCCGAGCCGGACGACTGGCCGGTCCAGATCAGTCTGGTGCTCGAGGAGGAGTGCCAGATCCGCCACGGGTCGCTGGAGGCCTCGCG contains:
- a CDS encoding hybrid sensor histidine kinase/response regulator; the encoded protein is MPGAIRVLHVDDEPAFLDLTSTFLERELRDVEVATARSVEAALRRFDEFDPDCVVSDYQMPDAHGLDLLEAVREREPSVPFVLFTGRGSEQVASDAISAGVTDYLQKGSGREQFELLANRIEKAAEAYRTRAAFEETERMVSTLISNLPGMVYRCLNEQAWPMEFVSEGCLDLTGYHPEQLENDDVVWGEDILVQDDQAAMWAEVQAALDEGEPFEVTYRIRRRDGEVRWCWEQGRGVYRGGELVAIEGFITDVTDQRRYRRRLDSLTETAGTLLETPDRHECAWVAVEAACESLEFPIASVRLYDEDSGALEPVAFTDDTAETLEGRLAFPGENGPAWTAFTTGTVQSIADLDGAERTVDADVAVRSLLALPLGEFGVLVLASPAPDAFDADDRNLARILGATLQSAVERADREAALHERERELRAQNERLEEFTNIVSHDLRNPVGVARGQLQLAEATGEAEHFERANEALERVESLVSDMLALAKQGMVVGETEAAHLDVLAHKAWKAVESNAAELVVESNVGLVADTSRLQQLLENLLANAVEHADEGVTISVGRLDDGDGFYVADDGPGIPEADRDVIFDPGYSTDEAGTGFGLAIVEQVARAHDWSVTLTESDAGGARFEFANVTLADNE
- a CDS encoding sigma factor-like helix-turn-helix DNA-binding protein, which gives rise to MTGASTKEDGSSFPKSIRHRQILDVAAENPDASIAELASMVPSATADLVETVFEEYGDPAAEDDDATDGDQPAADPSPAETQNDDTPSDQDGPTGDEPETLDDEPESVAPGDPVGSNGEDSDPTHDPTATTADDLSERQREVLAVVAAEPAATQQAIGDQLGVTAATVSNRVNSIEGFDWNDRESFVERVFDEPPTPQASVTADTTTESTTPEATDADETEATPSSPAEDEDSAATRTAALEDTIGRLEDRITALEASEDEAEQADESVFDDPDLVHRVVHACMEADTISKDEELRIIRELLE
- a CDS encoding GNAT family N-acetyltransferase; the encoded protein is MTGAPRHGPPDETPDTTEDIVFRRYRPADFERVRDFLVDTYGAFAAPRNWTIERWNFAPSMARTMNGVSRADWAAGVGLWERGGELVAVVNAEGEASGEAFLQRGPDPLPDEVFAEAFAFAERHLPVEADGRRVLRFRIPVGETRLESLARERGYERADWHETVSTLPIEDRPGSDLPAGYAIVDGEELTDAARGLAHARAFEYADTAYADRTPRAYAAMRATPDYRADLDLYVLDRDGVPVSFATVWHDAENRLGILEPVGTVPAHRRRGLASAVIGAGLDRIAAEGATTANVVSEKPLYLALGFEPVLRYGVWEKTMAG
- a CDS encoding DUF5995 family protein; this translates as MRGTGPRASTHRVRSGIEGVRHARPATDTGVATDPRDGDREVLALVATPFTTVADAHRRLLALERLFVTREDRRAVFLSIYARVTELVGDAIDRGTFEDGEWVARYLVAFANLYRQALYDYETGDLDALSDPWQLAFEAAARGDCLVVQDAMLGINAHINYDLAFALHEAGVATNRRRKYADHCTVNEILRCLVDEAQDTLAADYDAPGITTVDESMGRLDEVLSIRTIREGRDSAWRNACALDSRWAVRRRLARWVTRVTATGAAHLLLSPNASSRVHGALREFEGRLGEAETTDDRVTED
- a CDS encoding cold-shock protein, which produces MATGKVDFFNDTGGYGFIDTEDSDEDVFFHMEDVGGPDLEEGQEVEFEIEDSPKGPRAKNLKRL
- a CDS encoding cold-shock protein → MAKGKVDFFNDTGGYGFIDTEDADDDVFFHMEDIGGPDLEEGQEVEFDIVDTDKGPRAKNLKRL
- a CDS encoding cold-shock protein; protein product: MAKGKVDFFNDTGGYGFISTEDADEDVFFHMEDVGGPDLEEGQEVEFDIEDAPKGPRATNVTRL
- a CDS encoding glycosyltransferase, with protein sequence MKLERYALLTVTAALALAGAAVVVPGATPGFLPGETLLELTLWSTTLLFGATALVWVVLTYVVGQGYDAPPAEYGGDDVQVRILTIDAADVVQATVDSLPDELTDVHVVAEEPIDVDGATVHAVPDDFECEAVRKGRAIEWARRNVPCDREFVCYLDEDSVVGSWHGLPDADVVQLREQPRRTGSVLSYLADIYRMGVQLEQRAFARLQIPLFAWGGGIAVRSDLEDEVTWDRETIVEDTAFVWAAARDHDITFALAETTCRNEAPPSLGEILQQRRRWAAGNVRAASMLPARYRLLTRVRNYAWALSPIVTMVAVPLSLLGVSVVYGGLFVLASLTLAAFTAFWFLRGLAYYGEQALRWVVVLPLVPVVSLVHSMGTVAGILHPPEGFRVTEKVGPDR
- a CDS encoding mechanosensitive ion channel family protein — translated: MAVAQLAPGPLVERYGDLGMQVLEFTVAAFGLYLLGRVVVEPGVRWLLARSRLTETLEQALGKVVHVLVLGGAVLGGVAAAGFRTAFLGSAIIAAGVTLAVGFAARDVLSNFVAGVFIIQDPKLNVGDTITVKDVTGTISDIGFRVTRVRTPDNETILIPNAQLVTLTIRNETVNNPVSITYDFGVGYDADVTATIDLLRAVAAENDVILDTPAPTIRVTDLADTAVVVTARVWLHKEDRRRLPEIRSAYLTAVHERCRAHGIDLSTTSQHALSGDLTVEEPALGLSREPPAPPREDDDSRLVEP
- a CDS encoding cold-shock protein, with the protein product MAKGTVDFFKESGGYGFIDTEDEDDDVFFHMADIGGEDLEEGQEVEFDIVDGDKGPRAANLTRL
- a CDS encoding TrmB family transcriptional regulator; its protein translation is MSVQQAVAKPTFEPLPENLTSPRAKLVYFFLKTAGSATVDEIQGTLDMQKIALLSVLKSLSKDGLVERDGNEYVYA